The following are encoded in a window of Dictyostelium discoideum AX4 chromosome 6 chromosome, whole genome shotgun sequence genomic DNA:
- the xpo1 gene encoding chromosome region maintenance protein 1, translating to MENILNFNEPLDINLLDQIVSVLYNPLSNKNDIKAAQMVLGKFQEHPDAWSKVDTILETSKIVQTKFIALVIMDSLIKYRWKSLPREQCEGIKNYIVSLIIRLSSDPQTSSREKLLVNKLNLVFVQILKQEWTTNWSTFIPEIISSSKTNESLCENNMVILRLLSEEIFNFSEEQMTQTKIQTLKITFEKEFSLINDLCFYILENATRASLIKATLETLQRFLNWVPLHYIIEVNGGIAEPSKLVKLLLHKYFPEPLFRNSTLKCLTEIGNLNLGNQQYDAVFIAIIDKFMNQIKFIKPDPSKIPQDYEDGDQGERSFIHTVSLFLTGFFKSHLKIMENSLNIPYLTLAHEILVNISNIDELELFKICLEYWNFLSSNLYSDIATFTTTLLSTPPRLQLYKSVLSKVRVVLIDHMAKPEEVIVVEDENGNIVRETTKDTDSLTLYESMRETLIFLTHLDSENTQHIMLEKLQTLISGREFTFQRLNTLCWAIGSISGAQNKEQEKRFLVTVIKDLLELCQNKKGKDNKAVIASDIMYIVGQYPRFLKDHWKFLKTVVNKLFEFMHESHPGVQDMACDTFLKISKQCKRKFVVLQVEESQPFINELLNQLSTTIAHLEQSQIHTFYEAVGYMIASSSDAAFREKLVNKFMELPNHSWLQIMGAASVKVESLLTVEVARDILNLIKTNNRAAMSLENCYITQISKIYLDLLNVYRTYSDHISRNPNIYRETLGQAMRSVKKETLKLLETFIEKSSDKQVIYSNFLQPLLEAVLGDYRTNIPETRDPEVLSLMTAIITSLKQLVHPEVPKILEAVFETTLSMITKNFEDYPYHRINFFNLIRAINSNAFTVFHNLHPQQFKLLIDCVVWAFKHTERNISETGLHILKELIENVSKNSDVANVFFKTYLVSLLNDILYILTDSFHKSGFALECDILRMMFQVVENGVVKIPLFDPQQANFPSNSEYVKEIVVTFLSASPNVSRPQIQAFVTRLFNLANINNNDFKSATRDFLITLKEWKSHENADLYSDEKNIEKALALKKQSMIPGMVRPNDVNLEMNDL from the exons atggagAATATTTTAAACTTCAATGAGCCTTTAGATATCAATTTGTTGGATCAAATTGTTTCTGTTCTTTATAATCCACTAAGTAACAAGAACGAT aTTAAAGCAGCTCAAATGGTACTTGGTAAATTTCAAGAGCATCCAGACGCTTGGTCAAAAGTTGATACAATTTTGGAAACTTCAAAAATTGTGCAAACCAAATTTATTGCCTTGGTCATCATGGACTCTTTAATCAAATACCGTTGGAAGAGTTTACCACGTGAACAATGTGAAGGTATCAAAAACTACATTGTATCTCTCATTATTCGTCTTTCCTCTGATCCACAAACTAGTTCTCGTGAGAAATTATTAGttaacaaattaaatttggtttttgTCCAA attttaaaacaaGAATGGACCACTAATTGGAGCACATTCATTCCAGAAATCATTAGCAGTAGTAAAACTAATGAATCATTGTGTGAAAATAATATGGTTATCTTAAGACTTTTAAGTGaag aaatttttaacttttcaGAAGAACAAATGACTCAAACAAAAATTCAAACATTAAAGATTacatttgaaaaagaattttcattaattaatgatctTTGTTTTTACATTTTGGAGAATGCAACTAGagcatcattaattaaagcAACATTGGAAACTCTTCAAAGATTTCTTAATTGGGTACCATTACATTATATCATTGAAGTGAATGGTGGTATTGCAGAACCATCCAAGTtggttaaattattacttcACAAATATTTCCCAGAGCCATTATTTAGAAATAGTACATTGAAATGTCTCACAGAGATTGGTAATCTTAATTTGGGTAATCAACAATATGACGCCGTCTTTATTGCTATCATTGATAAGTTTAtgaatcaaattaaattcataaaACCAGATCCATCAAAGATTCCACAAGATTATGAAGATGGTGATCAAGGTGAACGTTCTTTTATTCACACGGTCTCTTTGTTCCTCACTGGTTTCTTTAAGAGTCATCTCAAGATCATGGAAAACAGTTTAAACATCCCATACCTCACATTGGCCCATGAGATTTTGGTAAACATTTCAAATATCGATGAGTTGGAACTTTTTAAGATTTGTCTTGAATATTGGAATTTCCTTAGCTCCAATCTTTACTCTGACATTGCCACCTTTACAACCACACTCTTATCAACTCCACCAAGATTACAACTTTACAAAAGTGTTCTTAGCAAAGTTCGTGTCGTTTTAATAGATCATATGGCTAAACCAGAGGAAGTCATTGTGGTAGAGgatgaaaatggtaataTCGTTCGTGAAACCACCAAAGATACAGACTCTCTTACACTCTATGAATCAATGAGAGAAACTCTTATCTTTTTAACTCATCTCGACTCTGAAAATACTCAACATATCATGTTGGAGAAATTACAAACCTTAATCTCTGGTCGTGAATTCACTTTCCAACGTCTCAATACCTTATGTTGGGCTATCGGTTCCATTAGTGGAGCTCAAAACAAAGAACAAGAAAAGAGATTCCTTGTCACCGTTATCAAGGATCTTTTGGAACTTtgtcaaaataaaaaaggtaaagATAACAAAGCCGTCATCGCAAGTGATATCATGTACATCGTTGGTCAATATCCAAGATTCCTCAAAGACCATTGGAAATTCTTAAAGACCGTTGTCAATAAACTCTTTGAATTTATGCACGAATCTCATCCTGGTGTACAAGATATGGCTTGTGATACCTTTTTAAAGATCTCCAAACAATGTAAGAGAAAGTTTGTTGTACTCCAAGTCGAAGAATCTCAACCATTCATTAATGAACTCCTCAATCAACTCTCAACCACTATCGCTCATTTGGAACAATCACAAATTCATACCTTTTATGAAGCCGTTGGTTATATGATTGCCTCTTCTTCCGATGCTGCTTTCCGTGAGAAATTGGTAAATAAATTCATGGAATTACCAAATCACTCTTGGTTACAAATTATGGGTGCCGCTAGTGTAAAGGTTGAATCTTTATTGACTGTTGAAGTTGCTCGTGATATCCTTAATCTCATTAAAACCAATAACCGTGCTGCCATGTCACTCGAAAATTGTTATATCACTCAAATCTCAAAGATTTACTTGGACCTTCTCAATGTCTACCGTACCTATAGTGACCATATCTCTAGAAATCCAAATATCTATCGTGAAACTTTGGGTCAAGCAATGAGATCCGTAAAGAAGGAAACTCTTAAACTCTTGGAAACCTTTATTGAGAAATCTTCCGATAAACAAGTTATCTACTCTAATTTCCTTCAACCATTGTTAGAGGCCGTTTTGGGTGACTATAGAACCAACATTCCAGAGACTAGAGATCCAGAGGTTCTCTCATTGATGACCGCTATCATCACATCACTCAAACAATTGGTTCACCCAGAGGTACCAAAGATTTTAGAGGCCGTCTTTGAAACCACATTATCAATGATCACCAAAAACTTTGAAGATTATCCATATCATCGtatcaatttcttcaatCTCATCAGAGCAATCAATTCAAATGCTTTCACCGTTTTCCACAATCTTCATCCACAACAATTCAAACTATTGATTGATTGTGTCGTTTGGGCTTTCAAACATACCGAAAGAAATATCAGTGAAACTGGTCTTCATATTTTGAAAGAATTGATTGAAAACGTCTCAAAGAACTCTGATGTTGCCAATGTATTCTTTAAGACTTATCTCGTTTCTTTGTTGAATGATATTCTATACATCTTAACAGATTCTTTCCACAAGAGTGGCTTTGCTTTAGAATGTGATATCTTAAGAATGATGTTCCAAGTCGTTGAGAATGGTGTTGTTAAAATTCCACTCTTTGATCCACAACAAGCAAACTTCCCTTCAAACTCTGAATATGTCAAAGAAATCGTTGTCACTTTCCTTTCAGCTTCTCCAAATGTCTCAAGACCACAAATCCAGGCTTTCGTCACTCGTCTCTTTAATCTCGCCAACATTAACAACAATGATTTCAAATCTGCAACTCGTGATTTCCTTATTACCCTCAAAGAATGGAAGAGTCATGAAAATGCTGACCTTTACTCTGATGagaaaaatattgaaaaagctTTAGCCTTAAAGAAACAATCAATGATTCCAGGTATGGTTAGACCAAATGATGTCAATTTGGAAATGAATGacctttaa